From Pirellulales bacterium:
TGAAATCCTCTTCGATCACCGGTTCTTCCATGCCGAGCTTGAAATACTTGTTGAGCCACTGATACATCACCTCGCGGCTGACGTAGTTGTAATTGTGCGGAAACTGCAAAAGCGCCTTAGCGGTGAAATCTTTGTCTTTGTCTTTGCCGTATAGGCCATACAGTTTTTTTAGCTCCGGGTAACCCTTGGTCATGATCTCGTGCGTCCAATCATCGGCGGCAAGGCAGCAAAGTGGCCGCGGGGCGATCAGGCCGGCAAGCTCGATATTGCCGGTGCCGACGCGCAGGTAGCAGCAATTCTCGCATGTGCAGCCCCCTTGCATGGCGGTCGAAACCATCACGGCCGGCACCGCCACCTTCACGCGCGGATCGACGGCCGCCAAAAGAAAGGTTTGCGTGCCGCCGCCGCTCGCGCCGGTGACCGCGATTCGCCCAGGATCAACGTCGGGCTGACTAAGCAGAAAATCGAGCGAGCGGACCGAATTCCAGGTCTGGATCCCCATCACGCTTTGCAGGTGCAATTCCGCTTGCACACTGAATAGACCCCAATGCTCGGGAGTGTCCATTTCGGGGCGGCGCTTGGTGAGGTGATGGGCCACGTCGATCGAAATCTGCCCACTGTCGGAATAGCCCTCCATGTCGTAGTGGAACACGATGCACCCCATGCCGGCCAACTCGGCACATCGAGCCTGCAGCGGATAGCGCCCGCCGTCTTCGAACCGTTCGGCCCCTTCGACAACTTGCTTGCGAATTTCGCGCACGCTGGCCTCGCTGAATCGACCGCCGGTCCAATGGCCGTAGGGGCATAGCACGCCCGGCAACTTGCCCGATCGGCCGGTCGGTCGATAAAGATTTCCGCTGACGAAATGGCCGGGAAAGCTTTCGAAATAAACCTTGTCGACCGAGTAGCCCGGACGTTCGACGCGGCCATGCACGACGGCGTTCAGCGGGGTTTTGGTCGGCATCGGCCACAAGCCCGTCGCGACGAGCAACTGCCGGCGAACGCGCTCGGCCCGCCGCTGCCATTCTTCGAGCGACGCGGGGGGCGTAAATGGAAAATAGCTGTTGAAGTTCTTGAGCGGGCCAAGCCGAGCATCGTCGGGCAGTTTGCCTTCGGGCAGAACTCGATGGGACGACGGCTTGGCCGGTTTGACTACGTCATCGGCCGCGCGGCTGGGTCGGACCATGGCCAACGTTCCAATGGCAATCGCGAGCAACGTCATTTGGTGGAATGAACGGCGGCAGAACGAATTGAGCATGACAGCATCCCCGTCAGACAGGATCATACGACTGTTCGTTCGATGATAACCGCTGTTTCGGGGGCGTGCCACGATGCGCGGCTTGGTTTCCGCACTTAACCGAATCTGCCGGCAGGGCTATGATAATGGCAAGAAGCCATTGGCGGCCGTGCCCCGAAGCCCAGGGAAGGCCGGGAGAGCGTCTTCCATTGGTAATCGCTTTCCAGGCCTTCCCTGGGCTTGTGAGCGCATTTTGTAGCGAGCTTGTGCGCCGCCACGTCAATTGCACAAAGGATTGCAACACATGTCTTGGTTCCTTTCGAAGTCGCGAGGCAGATTTTCCGTTGCCGTTGTTTGCAGTTTGGCGGCGATCGTGTTGCTCGCTGCAAGCGCTCGCGCCGATGAGCCGTTTCGGTACGCGGCCGGCAAGCAAGGCTCGGGGCAACTGAAATTGATCGAAGGCTTGCCGGTGATCGTCGCCACCGGAACGCCCGACGAGATGGGTCAGCAAATCGGCGCGCTCTCGGCCCCTGCCCTGCAGTCGCTCTTCGCCCACCAAAAGCAACTTGCCAACGGCTTCGGCATCTCGCAGGCCAAGCCGATCTGGTCGGCGGCAGGCTCGATCATGCTTCCGCGATTTCCGGCCAACGAGCGGCAGGAGCTCGACGCGATGGCCAAGGCCTCGGGCATGGATTCCGACCTGCTCGTGTTTGCAAACGTGATGTACGATTGGTCGCGGCTCGGCGGCTGCTCGGCACAGATGGTCGAGCCGGCTCGCTCCGCCACCGGCGGCATGCTCTTCGGCCGCGACTTCGACTTCCCGACGTTTGGCTTTCTCGACCAATATAGTCTCGTGGTCGTGTATCGAGCGCGAGGCAAACATGCCTTTGCGTCGGTGACATTCCCCGGCTTGGTCGGGGTCGTGTCGGGAATCAACGACGCCGGGCTATGTCTCGCCGAACTCGAGGTGCATAGGTCGAAGGACGATGCCCCGGGCTTTGATCCATCCGGCGTGCCGGTGGAAATGTGCTTTCGCCGCATGCTCGAAGAATGCGGTTCGCTCGATGAAGCGGAAAAGCTGCTGCGATCGCTCAAGCCCTCGACGATGTGCAACCTCGCGATTTGCGATCGAAAGACGGCCGCGGTGTTGGAGATTACGCCGCGGCACGTGGTGCGCCGCGGAGCGGTCGACAACGTTTGCTCATGCACCAATCACTTCCGCAGCGCCGAATTGGGCATGTCGAAGTTTTGCTGGCGCTACGATCGGCTCGACCAGGGAATTCGCGCCAAGTCGAAGCTCGGGCTCGCCGACATGACGAAACAGATGGACGCAGTGAATCAGGGACATCTGACGATTCAAACGATGATCTTCGCGCCGGAAGAAAAGGGCCTTTATCTCTCGTTCGGCCCTGCCCCGTCGTCGGCCCAACGGCTGAAACGGCTCGATCTGGCGGCGCTGTTCGGCGATACGAGCGTGAAATAATCCTCGAGCCTGGCAAGACGCGCGACACCGCAAGCGAGCCGCAACGCGAATCGGGTGCGAAGCTCGCTTGCGGTTTCGCGCGTGGCCGTCTATCCCCTCGCCGTCCCCAGCTACGTCGCGAATTCGGGACGGCGGCGTTCCAACTGCGATTGCAACCGTTGCACGATCGAGCTGTGCATCTGGCTCACGCGGCTTTCGGAAAGATCGAGCGTCGCGCCGATCTCTTTCATCGTCAGTTCTTCGTAGTAGTAGAGAATGATGATCAGCCGTTCGTTGCGGTTCAGCCCTTTGGTGACCAGCCGCATGAGATCGTGTTTTTGGATGCGGCGTGTCGGGTCTTCGCCTTTCTTATCTTCGAGGATGTCGATCTCGCGAACATCCTTATAGCTGTCGGTCTCGTACCACTTTTTGTTCAGGCTGATCAAGTTCACGGCGTTGGCGTCGAGCATCATTTTTTCCAGCTCGGCGACGGAAATCTGCATGTGCTCGGCAAGTTCGATTTCGGTCGGCGAACGGCCCAGCTTGGCTTCGATCGTTTTGACGCTTTCGTTGAGCTTGCTGGCCTTGGATCGCACGAGCCGGGGAACCCAGTCCATGGTGCGCAATTCGTCGAGCATGGCGCCGCGGATTCGCGGAACGCAATACGTTTCAAATTTCACGCCTCGCGAGAGATCGAAGGCGTCGATCGCATCCATCAGGCCGAAGACGCCGGCCGAGACAAGATCATCTAGCTCGACTCCTTCCGGAAGCCGGGCCCAAATGCGTTCGCCGTTGTATTTCACCAGCGGCAGGTATTGCTCGACCAATCGGTTCCGAAGCTCTTGCGTCGGTTCTTTCTTGTAGGCAAGCCAGAGTTGTTGAACGTCTTCCGGTGCAAGCGTCGTGGCCATGCGATCCTCCATGATGGTCTCGGTGCATCCGTCGGTCGCGAGCGAATGGCTCGACGGGGCGTCGGATGTGCCGCGGTTGCCGACTGGCCGCCCTCATGGCGGCTGGCACAATGCGGCATTTCTGTCTCTCGATCTAACTCACTGCGATCAACTTGCGGCGCTTCACTTATGGCGATTTACTTGCGGCAATTTTTCAACGTTCCAGACCGCCCAATCTTTTTCTCAAACGAACCGTCTTGCGTTATTTCTTCGCTACGGCGGATGCCGGTGTGTTCGGTTTTGCGGGGGCGGCCGCGGCCTTCGCCGGCGGTGGATTCGGTTTTGCCGGCTGCGGATTTGGTTTGGCGGCTGGGGCTACGGGATTTGGTTTGGCGATATTAGGCGCCGCTACAGTGGCAGATGTTGTTGTCGCGGCAAGTTTTGCGGCCCCGGCGGCGGGTTTGGCGGCGGGTTTGGCGGCGGGTTTGGCGGCGGCGATTTCCGCTGCCAACCGCGATCGAACCGAGTCGTCCACGATCCAACCGGCAAGTTCTCCAAGGACGAATCCGATTGCAGCAAATGCGAAAAGTGCGACGACCGCCGCCGTAACCGCCGAGTCGGTTCCCGCCCCGCTCATCACGCCGCGGAGGATTTCCGTGAAGAACGCCAGCGGCCCGAGAATTCCGGCGTAGCTGCGCCCCATGCGGTGGCTCTCGCGACGTCAATCTTTTTGCAACCGTCAGAACTTAACGGCCTGTTGCGCGCCGCTGGTCCGTCTTGTTATCGGCTTTCGTGGTTAGCGAATTGAGCCGATCGGTTGTGTTTGTTTGAGTTTTTGGCTCCTTTCTCTTATTGGTCGGCCACAAGCCAGTGTGGCAGCCAGCTTCCTAGTCCACGACAAATTCCCTTACCGCGTGTCGTGTTGCCGCATTCCGAGCCGCCAGCAATCGCTCGGCGATGCGCTCGATAGCTTTGGCAGCCGGCGCGGATGCATGGCCGTAAGCCAACGGCTTGCCTTCCGTAGCGGCAAGTGCGACGGCCGCATCCCATGGGACGCTGCCGGCATGCGTCAACGTCATTCCCAGAAATCGCCGCGCGGCAGCTTCAAGCCGGACATGCACTGCCGCCGACTCGGCCTCGCTGTGCGATTGATTTACCGCGGTCTGAACCGCCGCTCGCGGCAATTCACCGAGGAACAATTTGATTGCCGCGTAGGTGTCCATGATTGCCGCGGCCTCGCCCGTGGTAACAAGGAGCACTTCGTCGGCCATCTGCCAAAACCGCCGCACGACATGATTCAATCCACTACCGGCGTCGAGAATCACCCAGTCGGCATGGCGGCCAAGCTGATCCAATTGTCGCCGCAAACGCTGTTGGCCCGACGGCGAACAATCGGGTACGGTCGAGGGGGACCAGATTCCAGGAACCACTTGAATCCCGCCCGGTCCGGTCTGCAAAATTTCGTGCATCGTGCGCCGGCCGGATAACACATCACCGATCGACTCGGACGATTCCAATCCGCAAAGCAACGTGGCATCGGCGCCGCTCAAATCGGCGTCGACGAGGATCGTGCGGCAGCCCGCTGCGGCCAGCGAAATGGCAAGATTCACAGCCACGGTCGTCGCGCCCACCCCCCCCTTCCCCGCCGAGACAACGATCTTTCGAAATCCTGCCGAAGTTCTGCCGTTCGCATGCCACTGGTGCTCCTCCGTGTGCCACTGGCTCTGCCAGTGTGCGTCGCCGATTGACGATGTGGGCGCACGAGCCGCGGATCGATCATCAATCGGCTCGGAGTGTTCGGCGAGCCGTTGGCGAACCAATTGCCGCAATTCGTCTGCTTGATCTCGCATGACATCATTCCTCGTCACATGCTCTGCCCAAGACCGCACACCAGGGCCCTGTCGCGTTTTTATTGATGATAAAGCGAAGACGGCTGGTGACCGGCAGCTAAAGCCTTGCCGCTCACACCGATGTATCCGTGAGCGGCGTGGCGCTTGCCGCCGGTGATCGTTGGCGTGCAAGCATTCACTGAAGTCCTAAAATCAGGCGGGCCAAGTGACGCTTGTCCGCCGGCCGGATGTCGTCTGGCACGTTTTGCCCGTCGGTGACGTAGCTCAGCGGCAACCGGCTGGAGCGCACCAGCGGCAGCACATGTCCGAGATTGGCCACCTCGTCGAGCTTCGTAAGCATCAGTCCCGTGGCGCCGACGGCGGCGAATTGTTCGGCCGTGCGCGCCAGTGTCGTCGCTCCGGCAACGCTGCTGAGCACTAAATGCACCTCGTCGGCCTCGGCCTCGGCCAGCATCGCTTTCAACTCTTGAATCTTGAGATCGTCGCGCGGGCTGCGGCCGGCCGTGTCCATCAGAATCAGGTCGAGTTGACTCATGCCTGCGACGGCTTCGCGCATTTCGCGCGGCGTCGAGACGACGGCCATCGGCAAATCGATGATGTCGGCGTAGGTGCGCAATTGCTCGACGGCGGCGATTCGGTAGGTGTCAACTGTGATCAGGCCGACTTTGCGTTTTTCGCGCAATCGAAACGTCGCCGCGAGCTTCGCGATCGTTGTCGTTTTGCCGACTCCGGTAGGGCCGACCAGCGCCACAAGCCGCCGCTTGCCCGGCTGCACATCGAGCGGACCGGAAACGTCCAATTCGTCTTCGACCATCCGCGCCAAGCGTTCTTTGACCACCGCCGCGTCGGCCAATTCGCTGCTCGGTGCGCCGGCTTGCACTCGGCCGACCAATTCGCGGGCCAAATCTTCTCCGAGCCCTGCCTCGATCAGATCCGTGAACACCGTGAACAGCGAACCCGGCAGCTCGCTCGGAGCCAACCGTTGCGAGCGCCGGCAGAGATCTTCGACCATCGAATGCAAATCGGTG
This genomic window contains:
- a CDS encoding acetylxylan esterase; translation: MLNSFCRRSFHQMTLLAIAIGTLAMVRPSRAADDVVKPAKPSSHRVLPEGKLPDDARLGPLKNFNSYFPFTPPASLEEWQRRAERVRRQLLVATGLWPMPTKTPLNAVVHGRVERPGYSVDKVYFESFPGHFVSGNLYRPTGRSGKLPGVLCPYGHWTGGRFSEASVREIRKQVVEGAERFEDGGRYPLQARCAELAGMGCIVFHYDMEGYSDSGQISIDVAHHLTKRRPEMDTPEHWGLFSVQAELHLQSVMGIQTWNSVRSLDFLLSQPDVDPGRIAVTGASGGGTQTFLLAAVDPRVKVAVPAVMVSTAMQGGCTCENCCYLRVGTGNIELAGLIAPRPLCCLAADDWTHEIMTKGYPELKKLYGLYGKDKDKDFTAKALLQFPHNYNYVSREVMYQWLNKYFKLGMEEPVIEEDFKPLTVAEMSVWDKEHPRPPGGPAHERALLQWMTDDSVKQMAALVPHGTDEAAKKQAAEWRRVVGGAFDAMIGRELPLAGAVKFDTVRTVQHDGYKEIAGLIRNASEHEELPALLLAPGAPVGNRVAIWVDGAGKAGLFAPDGKLKPGVKQLVDGGAFVLGVDLIYQGEFLPAGATRLGKARRVDDPKNSRDAACFTYGYNPTVFADRVRDVLSAISAVGGALPGGPAIERGNAPRRIDLVGVNGGAPWIAAAKVQAGKSVDRVAIDTAGFRFAKIKSIDDPEFWPGAAKYGDLPALMAFDADAPLFINEGGADIPEIVKVMATFGAGDEVEICIRLGGRRVQDQDIGEFLLK
- a CDS encoding C45 family peptidase, which translates into the protein MSWFLSKSRGRFSVAVVCSLAAIVLLAASARADEPFRYAAGKQGSGQLKLIEGLPVIVATGTPDEMGQQIGALSAPALQSLFAHQKQLANGFGISQAKPIWSAAGSIMLPRFPANERQELDAMAKASGMDSDLLVFANVMYDWSRLGGCSAQMVEPARSATGGMLFGRDFDFPTFGFLDQYSLVVVYRARGKHAFASVTFPGLVGVVSGINDAGLCLAELEVHRSKDDAPGFDPSGVPVEMCFRRMLEECGSLDEAEKLLRSLKPSTMCNLAICDRKTAAVLEITPRHVVRRGAVDNVCSCTNHFRSAELGMSKFCWRYDRLDQGIRAKSKLGLADMTKQMDAVNQGHLTIQTMIFAPEEKGLYLSFGPAPSSAQRLKRLDLAALFGDTSVK
- a CDS encoding FliA/WhiG family RNA polymerase sigma factor; this translates as MATTLAPEDVQQLWLAYKKEPTQELRNRLVEQYLPLVKYNGERIWARLPEGVELDDLVSAGVFGLMDAIDAFDLSRGVKFETYCVPRIRGAMLDELRTMDWVPRLVRSKASKLNESVKTIEAKLGRSPTEIELAEHMQISVAELEKMMLDANAVNLISLNKKWYETDSYKDVREIDILEDKKGEDPTRRIQKHDLMRLVTKGLNRNERLIIILYYYEELTMKEIGATLDLSESRVSQMHSSIVQRLQSQLERRRPEFAT
- a CDS encoding P-loop NTPase, which translates into the protein MRDQADELRQLVRQRLAEHSEPIDDRSAARAPTSSIGDAHWQSQWHTEEHQWHANGRTSAGFRKIVVSAGKGGVGATTVAVNLAISLAAAGCRTILVDADLSGADATLLCGLESSESIGDVLSGRRTMHEILQTGPGGIQVVPGIWSPSTVPDCSPSGQQRLRRQLDQLGRHADWVILDAGSGLNHVVRRFWQMADEVLLVTTGEAAAIMDTYAAIKLFLGELPRAAVQTAVNQSHSEAESAAVHVRLEAAARRFLGMTLTHAGSVPWDAAVALAATEGKPLAYGHASAPAAKAIERIAERLLAARNAATRHAVREFVVD
- the flhF gene encoding flagellar biosynthesis protein FlhF codes for the protein MDVRTYRARSMQEALDMVRRELGPEASVLQTRDVRSSGLFRLMPAMRRVEVTASASVNVPSRLPRRARGGLDLSQATGLDLSATPELALPPAPEEPQSRNAFRDELKGRLTDLHSMVEDLCRRSQRLAPSELPGSLFTVFTDLIEAGLGEDLARELVGRVQAGAPSSELADAAVVKERLARMVEDELDVSGPLDVQPGKRRLVALVGPTGVGKTTTIAKLAATFRLREKRKVGLITVDTYRIAAVEQLRTYADIIDLPMAVVSTPREMREAVAGMSQLDLILMDTAGRSPRDDLKIQELKAMLAEAEADEVHLVLSSVAGATTLARTAEQFAAVGATGLMLTKLDEVANLGHVLPLVRSSRLPLSYVTDGQNVPDDIRPADKRHLARLILGLQ